From a single Nicotiana tabacum cultivar K326 chromosome 8, ASM71507v2, whole genome shotgun sequence genomic region:
- the LOC107768740 gene encoding uncharacterized protein LOC107768740: MYGQGNYATQIGQNANTSRPPLQQWPPPPPPSTSQASRPPMLPHGYPPGPQVGQRGPPTYQHAHHGVRHPSPPFPVPTSGSNSSQFYALPPPPPPPPSAQVHGSSPMLQSHQVPVLHSQWNPSMHHVPPVIAPGAPRILPPPPSLGQMPYRGAFHQPSPDSMQVFLHNLPPPPPPPPPNSQNPGLSTPPPFDPSLHLKSHDSHVQPAVPGPQPPLPPSPPGDPPLPPSSPPLISSTANTNGAKDEGAFEHDGGIVNGEDLPVNSNLDSDLPSSPPKPVSLAFSGEASSVQLINSRNSAPSHSAADSDMEMEDDITQLDEDQQIHSFGAEKQLKDSLAEDVLLRNSSCCGPLEPEEQRQDSPYRAPSSFQEANGLNRDNVPVLDDNVHTSSSIEKDMIHPSASPTDKGVHLENSRSQLMEAASPFRLIQGYVSDDSLDNASENYHGNLGPLTVPPPSEVVTITAKTDTGKSPISSVKPSNSVPKGDKESCGAVKFEDSFDNGVGNRLSLKTHTANEGPHRENILSVDDSDGFDLLRDDATDKSPMRKVDEYGRLVREGVSDSDSDDSPRYKRRRGKRGRSRSRSRSPYDRRRRKSPRTRQERRGRSRSISPKRHRSRSKSPSRRGLTFGGDKMRRDRGHLPQCKDFLRGKCYYGASCRYFHAELDKSGGSRSYRSKHQHQDLPPISKDSDMHDLKDLDDLKDSHAHENIGTTLEKSVHNHDKSQTQGIPDMEVRYMKEPEPTSQLYGKENQMELTVSSVIVAEEQKLPGGNATGEIPSSVGTMGIHQFEDHVSDQMLLNVDEKLKENFDSSVPESSSVQTSSMVTPVQLPQFASAKESCPSIVLQTAPLSASFSSLPQASSTAFTQQMPRNHNLPPPFNSAYMESVPLYQAPFPHQPSPFAVPLSSSWNSLPPRPAQSQPPHPPFVNDSSGNAAGGQHNVPRGHFQPNIVVPRNDFYSSPLPNIPQGGEHHAYLQTQPIYSRGSPNRPPAFLGERLPIGELSVPSSTSYPYMQQPHCGPQTVGISRHLVEPGGSSSMSRYSSDSLDQNQAPRLPDFVGSRISSHFNPYASTFDQPLTTKFSSDLSIHGRDMLPSNKYGAFSLSNMPIDGHHAESLGSQNITPPSARAAGGMFNQPGGNQYDPLYDSIEPSTSSLKKSDPGQKLEVTDGSGGMLRLSGSNEPLDVEVNKRQKGGGAIAFIASAENDEFGETAEAEVGAVENGSPSDSSDGEDVPAGEIEIEQVKPSGEKKKSKDSRSMKLFKSSVANFVKELLKPSWRQGNMSKEVFKTIVKKTVDKVSGAMKSHQIPKSKAKIDHYIDSSQRKLTKLVMGYVDKYVKV, encoded by the exons ATGTATGGTCAGGGTAACTATGCCACTCAGATAGGTCAAAATGCTAATACGTCTAGGCCTCCATTGCAGCAGTGGCCTCCTCCCCCTCCTCCCTCTACCTCTCAGGCTTCACGTCCACCTATGTTGCCACATGGTTATCCACCAGGACCACAAGTTGGTCAGCGTGGCCCTCCTACATATCAGCATGCCCATCATGGTGTACGTCACCCTAGTCCACCTTTTCCAGTTCCAACAAGTGGCAGCAATTCTAGTCAATTTTATGCactacctcctcctcctcctcctcctccatcTGCACAAGTTCATGGAAGCTCCCCAATGCTGCAATCTCACCAAGTTCCTGTGCTGCATTCACAGTGGAATCCTAGTATGCATCATGTTCCACCTGTAATAGCTCCGGGTGCTCCTAGAATTCTTCCACCACCTCCATCACTAGGTCAAATGCCTTATAGAGGTGCATTTCATCAGCCATCGCCAGACAGTATGcaagtttttcttcataaccttcctcctcctccaccaccaccaccaccaaatTCGCAGAACCCTGGTTTGTCCACACCTCCCCCATTTGATCCCTCCCTGCATTTGAAAAGCCATGATTCTCATGTGCAACCTGCAGTTCCTGGTCCTCAGCCTCCTTTGCCGCCTTCACCTCCTGGGGATCCACCTCTTCCACCATCTTCACCACCTCTCATATCTTCCACTGCAAATACTAATGGTGCTAAAGATGAAGGGGCGTTTGAGCACGATGGAGGGATTGTTAACGGAGAAGATTTACCGGTAAATAGTAATTTGGATTCAGATCTTCCATCTTCTCCTCCTAAGCCTGTATCACTAGCATTTTCAGGAGAAGCCTCATCAGTTCAACTTATTAATTCAAGAAACTCCGCTCCGTCTCATTCCGCTGCCGATTCTGATATGGAGATGGAAG ATGATATCACCCAGCTAGATGAAGATCAACAGATCCATTCCTTTGGGGCTGAGAAGCAGTTAAAGGATAGCTTGGCCGAAGATGTACTACTTCGAAATTCATCATGCTGTGGGCCCTTGGAGCCAGAGGAACAAAGACAAG ATTCTCCATATCGTGCTCCATCAAGTTTTCAGGAGGCCAACGGTTTAAACAGGGATAATGTACCTGTCTTGGATGATAATGTGCATACATCATCTTCTATAGAGAAAGATATGATCCATCCTAGTGCATCACCCACTGATAAGGGAGTTCATCTTGAAAATAGTCGCAGTCAGCTCATGGAAGCTGCCAGTCCTTTTAGGCTTATTCAAGGCTATGTCTCGGATGATAGTTTAGATAATGCTAGTGAGAATTATCATGGAAATCTTGGCCCTTTGACAGTTCCTCCACCTAGCGAAGTTGTTACTATAACTGCCAAGACAGATACCGGGAAATCACCCATATCTTCAGTTAAACCTTCAAATTCTGTTCCCAAAGGTGATAAAGAATCTTGTGGTGCTGTAAAATTTGAGGATTCCTTTGATAATGGTGTTGGAAATAGATTATCTTTGAAGACTCATACTGCTAATGAAGGACCTCATAGGGAAAATATTTTGAGTGTTGATGATAGTGACGGTTTTGATTTGCTTAGGGACGATGCGACGGATAAATCTCCTATGCGGAAGGTTGATGAGTATGGGAGATTGGTTAGGGAGGGAGTAAGTGACAGTGATTCTGATGATTCACCAAGGTATAAGCGGAGACgtggaaaaagaggaagaagccGGAGCAGAAGCCGCTCTCCTTATgataggaggaggaggaagagtcCACGGACGAGACAGGAGAGGCGGGGTCGTTCTCGGAG CATCTCTCCAAAGAGACACAGAAGTAGAAGCAAGTCACCTTCTAGGCGTGGGTTAACTTTTGGTGGTGACAAAATGAGAAGGGACAGAGGTCATCTCCCACAATGTAAAGACTTTCTTAGAGGCAAGTGTTATTATGGAGCATCATGTCGATATTTCCATGCTGAACTTGACAAGAGTGGTGGATCAAGATCATACAGGAGCAAACATCAGCACCAAGATCTTCCGCCTATTTCAAAGGATTCTGATATGCACGATTTAAAGGATCTGGATGATTTAAAGGATTCTCATGCGCATGAAAATATTGGTACTACTCTCGAGAAATCGGTCCACAATCATGATAAATCCCAAACCCAGGGTATTCCTGATATGGAAGTGAGATATATGAAAGAACCTGAACCTACTTCTCAGCTTTATGGGAAAGAGAATCAAATGGAACTTACTGTGAGTTCAGTAATTGTTGCTGAAGAGCAGAAGCTTCCTGGTGGTAATGCTACTGGGGAAATTCCCTCTTCAGTTGGAACTATGGGAATTCATCAGTTTGAAGATCATGTCTCTGATCAGATGCTCCTAAATGTGGACGAGAAACTTAAAGAGAACTTTGATTCATCTGTTCCGGAGTCATCATCTGTCCAGACATCATCAATGGTCACACCCGTCCAGCTTCCTCAATTTGCGTCTGCTAAGGAGTCATGCCCGTCAATTGTACTCCAGACAGCACCCTTATCAGCTTCCTTTTCTTCACTTCCGCAGGCTTCAAGTACTGCATTTACTCAGCAGATGCCCAGAAATCACAACTTGCCCCCACCATTTAATTCTGCATATATGGAAAGTGTTCCTCTGTATCAAGCCCCATTTCCTCATCAGCCGTCTCCATTCGCTGTACCTCTGAGTTCCTCTTGGAATTCTCTTCCACCACGTCCAGCACAGTCACAACCACCACATCCTCCATTTGTGAACGACTCCTCTGGAAATGCAGCTGGTGGACAACATAATGTTCCTCGGGGACATTTTCAACCAAATATAGTAGTTCCAAGGAATGACTTCTATTCGAGCCCATTGCCCAATATTCCTCAAGGTGGTGAACATCATGCTTATCTGCAGACTCAACCTATCTATTCTAGGGGTTCACCAAATAGACCACCAGCTTTCCTTGGCGAACGTCTGCCTATTGGTGAACTTTCTGTTCCATCTTCTACGAGTTACCCTTACATGCAACAGCCGCACTGTGGTCCTCAGACGGTTGGTATTTCTCGACATCTTGTTGAGCCTGGAGGTAGTTCCTCTATGTCAAGGTATTCATCTGATTCGTTAGACCAGAATCAAGCTCCTCGTTTGCCTGACTTTGTTGGATCCAGAATTTCAAGTCATTTCAACCCTTATGCATCTACATTTGACCAGCCACTAACCACGAAATTCAGTTCGGATCTTTCAATACATGGAAGAGATATGCTCCCTAGTAATAAATACGGTGCATTTAGTTTGAGCAATATGCCAATTGATGGCCATCATGCAGAAAGCCTTGGTTCACAGAATATTACCCCACCATCTGCCCGTGCAGCTGGAGGAATGTTCAACCAGCCAGGTGGTAACCAGTATGACCCACTTTACGACAGCATAGAGCCATCTACTAGCTCACTTAAGAAGTCTGATCCTGGTCAAAAGCTTGAAGTAACGGATGGCTCGGGTGGTATGTTAAGGCTCAGTGGATCCAATGAACCACTAGATGTTGAAGTAAACAAGAGGCAAAAAGGAGGTGGAGCTATTGCATTTATCGCATCAGCAGAAAATGATGAATTTGGTGAGACTGCTGAGGCAGAGGTAGGTGCTGTTGAGAATGGAAGTCCGAGCGATTCCAGTGATGGAGAAGATGTCCCTGCAGGAGAGATTGAGATCGAACAGGTAAAGccatctggggagaaaaagaaaagtaaggaTTCCCGATCTATGAAGCTTTTCAAGAGTTCAGTTGCTAATTTTGTAAAAGAGCTATTAAAACCATCATGGCGCCAAGGTAATATGAGCAAGGAGGTGTTCAAGACCATAGTCAAGAAAACTGTTGACAAGGTCTCTGGAGCTATGAAAAGTCACCAAATACCCAAGTCTAAGGCAAAAATAGACCATTACATTGACTCGTCACAGAGGAAATTAACTAAACTAGTCATG GGCTATGTTGATAAATACGTCAAGGTATAA